The genomic window TCTTCTGGTTTAGTCCATTGGTATACATATACCAAAATAGAGTCAAAGAATTGCACGAATTTATTGCAGATGCTAAAGCTGTGAAACATCAAGGTAAGTCCAATTATTACCAAAGTTTGTTACATCAAATATTAGACACTAATACGCTGTCTTTTACCAATACATTTTTCAAAAAATCATTAATCAAAAAACGAATTATTATGTTACAAAAATCAAAATCCAGTCAAAAGAGTTTGTTTAAGTATGCGCTTTTACTTCCTGTAATATTTGCAATGTTGGTTTATACCTCAACTGAGGTTAAAGCACAAGAAAAATCTGATGCTGAAACAGAAATGATTCAAGAATTAACAGATAAAGAGCTTCTGAAAATCTATTATAATAAGATTCTTGAAATGGAAAAGAAAGGAATAAAGTTCTATGAAATTTCAAAATACGTAGGTTTTGGTGACGGAAAATCAAATGACTATATAGAGTCTAGAGAAGATTACTTAAAGATGAGTGCATTTATGCGATACATGGTTAAAATAATGAAAGACAAAAAATCGGAAAGTAATGAGTTGTCAGATGAAAGTAGAGAACTGTATAAAAAAATGTATGATTTACCACATAAAAGTTATCAGGGCTATTTAGAATGGAAAAAAACTGATGAAGCCAAAAGGAAATGGGAATCTTATACAGGAAATGGAACATTGAAATTATTTGTTGAGGATATGTCAAACAAAACCAAAAAAGAACAAAAACGTTTTGATGATTTAATGAATAGATTAAATAAAGATAAGTCGTACTATAAATTAATTGTTACTGACGGTAAGTCTACATCTGTCATTGATTCACCATTACATAAAACAGAAAGTGAAACTGAATTAGTTGAGGTACCTTTTAGTGTTGTAGACATAACTCCTTCACACAAAGAGTGTGAAAATTTAATTTCAAAAGAAGAAAAAAAGCAATGTTTCTCTGAGTTTGTAAATGCTCATGTTAAAAAACATTTCAATAAAGATGTAGAAAAGAATACAGGACTATATAATAAACGCATTTATACTCGCTTCTTAATAGACACAGATGGCAATGTAACTAGAATTCAAGCTAGAGCAGCTAGTAAAGTTTTAGAAGAAGAAGCAATTCGTGTTTTAAGCTTATTGCCACAATTTATACCAGGTCGTCAAAAAGGGAAAGCTATCGCTGTAGCATTTTCATTACCAATAACTTTGAATGAATAAAAGCACTTACTTAAGCTATAATTAACCTCATATTTAATAGTTAGAAGTGTAAATCCTAAAATTATTGTACATTTCGCTATTAGAAATGTGCTAATGAACCGACTAGCTTGTTTTTTATTGATTTTTCTGTTAACCGCTTGCGACTATTTTGAGAAGAAAAAAGTAAATTCAGAAGATTTACTAGAAGAAGAATTACAAACCTTCAATTGGAACGATGTAGACACGTATCCAACCTTCAATAGTTGTGAGGCTATGACAACTAAAGAAGATAGTAGAGTTTGTTTCCAAAATACATTATTACAGTATGTAAATGATTATTTAGCAAGACAGAATATTGTGGTTACAGAAGATGTTTATGATACCATAAGGTTAAAATTAATCATAGACAACAAAGGACTTTTACAAATAGAAGATATCACCTTAAAACCAGAAACCGAATCTCAAATTCCAGATATTGATAGTTTGTTGCGTCAGAGTATAAAAGGTGTGCCCAAAATATTTCCTGCTATAAAAAGAGGACAACAGGTTACGACTGCGTTTGAATTACCTGTAATTGTCAGGATAGATTAAAACCTAATCGCTAATTTCTGCATCAATCGCAGCACTTCAACATACAACCAAATAAGCGTTGCCAAAAGTCCCCAAGTAGCCAACCACTCTTTGTGTTTTGGCGCTTTATTTTTATAACGTTCTATATAATCGAAATCTAAAAGTAGT from Winogradskyella sp. MH6 includes these protein-coding regions:
- a CDS encoding M56 family metallopeptidase, producing MLYTILQIVLFQTLFLLVYDLFLRRETFFNYNRIYLLLTSVSSIVLPFVKLPELRKVTTQETVIRLPEVFIGDASNTTSNHQVIEHINDVAITSSQLPVWQIVLYIGMALATLVFAIKIVKLYLIKNNNPKRWKGNILIVNLLKSSAAFSFFNTVFLGANIPNSERDTIYEHELVHVREKHSLDLLFFEVLRILFWFSPLVYIYQNRVKELHEFIADAKAVKHQGKSNYYQSLLHQILDTNTLSFTNTFFKKSLIKKRIIMLQKSKSSQKSLFKYALLLPVIFAMLVYTSTEVKAQEKSDAETEMIQELTDKELLKIYYNKILEMEKKGIKFYEISKYVGFGDGKSNDYIESREDYLKMSAFMRYMVKIMKDKKSESNELSDESRELYKKMYDLPHKSYQGYLEWKKTDEAKRKWESYTGNGTLKLFVEDMSNKTKKEQKRFDDLMNRLNKDKSYYKLIVTDGKSTSVIDSPLHKTESETELVEVPFSVVDITPSHKECENLISKEEKKQCFSEFVNAHVKKHFNKDVEKNTGLYNKRIYTRFLIDTDGNVTRIQARAASKVLEEEAIRVLSLLPQFIPGRQKGKAIAVAFSLPITLNE